The Oreochromis niloticus isolate F11D_XX linkage group LG13, O_niloticus_UMD_NMBU, whole genome shotgun sequence genome has a window encoding:
- the prepl gene encoding prolyl endopeptidase-like: MGCISPLFFLSARVPMQFRVKFRELTACKRKTWLSWSLQRCCSSDTSLSSSDHLSSGLERYKDLQKYFRRRLKDAYHRFSNIPDYSVVSGHHHLYFTEEDGIYRMDKKQSHLEPEQVLNLRQISGELEKTGLENNKRKQRFQWTVQRIRLSPRERHLAASLKCTHTEELRCVVVRLERRRFLPLDPQHVTLTLEKVFSFEWATDEVLFYTTLEGLRSSAVFRLDLTSSGSRITSVFEEMQPDVFVEVALTRDRQILTINCNSRTSSEVLLSDIATSNLEPFVVQPRQLNLLYYVEHWRSRLIILANTGLGQEYQVVQAPVSEPSMDSWVSLFAPEPGTTIKDMDVVGDHCVLFARTPVSELALIVVPLIHPKNTYIVQLPSWACAIKTNKPGLADQQNMLEFLISSPVHPPVPYCLHPENGLLLSGTGDGSSPENQADYITTRLEACSQDGTFVPVTLFHTVPVEHLRQAPLLVHVYGAYGRDLNMEFYPEKKVMLEQGWALAYCHVRGGGERGLSWHRQACVGGKQRGVEDLQACLHHLFSLGVSSPSLTALTACSAGAVPVGALCNRHPLLMRAVTLQAPFLDVLGTIEDHSLPLTLEDRDEWGDPVGNPEHRHIITSYCPLHNITPQHYPSMLLTAYSGDNVVPLAGVLKYTEQLKKAVHTHFSMKPKSECKPAPNIALNIQPGANHLGPEDFELMLEEEALELAFLYMELGLDPPRPQRKRRR, translated from the exons ATGGGGTGTATATcgcctttgtttttcttatctGCTCGTGTTCCGATGCAATTTCGGGTAAAATTCCGGGAGCTAACCGCTTGTAAACGGAAAACATGGCTCTCCTGGTCCCTTCAGCGTTGTTGCTCGTCG GATACTTCATTATCATCGTCTGACCATCTAAGCTCCGGACTCGAGAGGTACAAGGACTTACAGAAGTATTTCAGGAGGAGATTAAAGGATGCATACCACAGGTTCTCCAATATACCTGATTACTCAGTG GTCTCTGGACATCACCATTTATATTTCACTGAAGAAGATGGGATATACAGAATGGACAAGAAACAGA GTCACCTGGAGCCAGAGCAGGTGTTAAATCTAAGACAAATCTCTGGGGAGTTGGAGAAGACGGGACTTGAAAACAATAAGAGAAAGCAAAGATTTCAGTGGACGGTCCAGAGAATCCGTCTATCCCCACGGGAAAGGCATCTTGCAGCGTCGCTAAAATGTACTCACACGGAAGAGCTGAg GTGTGTGGTTGTGAGGCTTGAAAGGAGAAGATTCCTACCTCTGGATCCCCAACATGTGACACTAACCCTGGAGAAAGTCTTCAGCTTTG aGTGGGCCACAGATGAAGTACTATTTTACACGACTCTGGAGGGTCTACGTTCCAGCGCAGTGTTTCGTCTGGATCTCACCTCCAGTGGAAGCAGGATAACCTCTGTTTTTGAGGAAATGCAGCCTGA TGTGTTTGTGGAGGTTGCCCTGACCAGAGACCGACAGATCCTGACCATCAACTGTAACAGCAGGACAAGTTCAGAGGTGCTGCTAAGTGATATAGCAACATCAAATTTAGAGCCATTTGTGGTTCAGCCACGCCAGCTCAATCTCCTATACTACGTGGAGCACTGGAGAAGTCGGCTTATTATACTGGCAAATACAGGGCTTGGACAAGAATATCAG GTGGTTCAGGCTCCTGTCTCAGAGCCATCAATGGATTCCTGGGTCTCTTTGTTTGCACCTGAACCTGGCACTACAATTAAAGACATGGACGTGGTTGGAGACCACTGTGTGTTGTTTGCAAGAACGCCAGTTAGTGAACTTGCTCTCATTGTGGTCCCTCTGATCCACCCCAAGAACACATACATAGTGCAG CTTCCATCCTGGGCTTGTGCCATCAAAACCAACAAACCAGGCTTGGCTGACCAACAAAATATGCTAGAATTCCTGATATCGTCTCCAGTCCATCCGCCGGTTCCATACTGTCTACATCCTGAGAATGGGCTCCTTTTATCAGGCACTGGAGATGGATCCTCCCCAGAGAACCAAGCTGATTATATCACCACGCGCTTGGAGGCCTGCAGCCAA GACGGTACCTTTGTGCCAGTGACATTGTTTCATACAGTACCTGTGGAGCATTTGAGACAGGCACCGCTGCTGGTCCATGTCTATGGTGCTTATGGCAGAGATCTTAACATGGAGTTCTACCCAGAGAAAAAAGTGATGCTGGAGCAGGGCTGGGCTCTGGCCTACTGCCATGTCAG AGGTGGAGGGGAGCGTGGCCTTTCTTGGCACAGACAAGCCTGTGTGGGAGGGAAGCAGAGAGGAGTTGAGGACCTCCAAGCCTGTCTCCATCACCTTTTCTCCTTAGGAGTCTCCTCTCCTTCTCTCACCGCTCTTACAGCCTGCAGTGCTGGGGCTGTCCCAGTGGGAGCTCTGTGCAACAGACACCCACTATTGATGCGGGCTGTCACCCTGCAG GCTCCGTTTCTGGATGTGTTAGGGACTATAGAGGATCACAGCCTGCCTCTAACTTTAGAGGATAGAGATGAATGGGGGGACCCAGTGGGAAACCCAGAACACAGACATATCATCACCTCCTACTGTCCCCTTCACAACATCACTcctcag CATTACCCATCGATGCTGCTGACAGCCTACAGTGGTGACAACGTGGTTCCTCTGGCAGGCGTCCTTAAATACACTGAACAACTAAAGAAAGCTGTTCATACACACTTCAGCATGAAGCCAAAGTCAG AGTGTAAACCAGCACCAAACATAGCTCTGAATATCCAACCTGGAGCAAATCACCTTGGACCAGAAGACTTTGAGCTAATGCTGGAGGAG GAAGCCCTCGAGCTTGCATTTCTGTACATGGAGCTAGGCCTGGACCCTCCTCGGCCTCAACGCAAGCGGAGAAGATAG